The genomic stretch AACATGTGCCCGCACAAGAAGGCGTTCGTGCTCTCGCGCGGGATCGTCGGCGACGTCGCCGGCGTGCCGAAAGTGGCTTGCCCGGTGCACAAGAAGACTTTTTCGCTGGACAGCGGCGAGTCGTTGCAAGGCGAGGAATACAAGCTCCGCACGTTCGCTGCGCGCGTCGTGAACGACGACGTGCAGCTGCTGTTGCCGCCGGAGGAGGAGCTTGATCGGCTGTTGGCGACCGAGATTGGCTGCCGCTTGGCGACCGCTTGCGATGCGCGCCCGATGATTCTGTTGAACGGCAGTGCCCAGGTCGCCACGGATTCTGAACTGCAGGAGGCGACATGATCGAGCTATCGGTGATCGATCAGACGGGGCTCCGGGCGGACGATGTACAGCGGCGATCGGACGCGAGCGGTTTGGGTGTCACGTCATTGCTCGACGCGCTCTTGGCCGAACAACAGAACCTCGCAGCCGTGGAGGTGTTCTCTTGCTGGCACGACGGAGTCGAAGCGGCGGCTTCGACACTGGCGCCGCGCTATCGGGCGCTGCTGCCCGCCGAGCCTCCGGGGCCGGGCGAGCAATATGCGTTCGAAGTCGATCTTGACCGCTGCTCGGGATGCAAGGCCTGCGTGACTGCCTGCCACACGCGCAATGGCCTCGACGAACTGGAAGCCTGGCGCGACGTGGGCCTGTTGATCGGCGGCTCGCGCAATGCGCCATTCATGCAGCACGTCACGGCCGCGTGCCATCATTGCCTCGACCCGGCCTGCCTCGCGGCCTGCCCGGTGAACGCCTACGAAAAGGACCCGGCCACCGGCATCGTCCGGCATCTCGACGATCAATGCTTCGGTTGTCAGTACTGCACCTTGGCCTGTCCGTACGATGTGCCGAAGTACCATGCCGGCAAGGGCATCGTCCGCAAATGTGACATGTGTTCGCAGCGACTAGCCGTCGGCGAGGCACCGGCCTGCGTGCAGGCCTGTCCACACGAGGCGATCGCCATCCGGATAGTCAACCATGAGCAGGTCATCGAGGACACCGAAGCGGCCGTGTTCCTGCCGGCCGCGCCCGATCCCCTGCACACCTATCCGACGACGACATACAAGACGGCCCGGGCGTTTCCGCGCAATCTGTTGCCGGCCGATTATTGTCGCGTCAATCCGCAGCATGCGCATTGGCCGCTGGTAGTGATGCTGGTGCTGACCCAGATGTCCGTCGGGGCGTTCGTCGTGGGCCTGATCCATTGGCAACCGGAAGATGCTACCAGGGCGACTCAACTCCGTCCGCTGCATGCGATGAGTTCCCTGGCGTTTGGGCTGTTGGCCCTCTCGGCGAGTCTGTTTCACCTCGGGCGGCCGCAGTATGCGTTTCGCGCGGTGCTGGGCTTGCGGCACTCCTGGCTGAGCCGCGAGATTCTCGCCTTCGGCGCGTTTGCCCAGTTGGCTTCTGCCTACGCCGTGGCGCAAGTGGCCGTGTACCTCGGGTATGCCGAGGCCCGACATGCATCGTTGCTGGCCTCTGCCACAAGCACGTTGGCCAGCCGTGAGATGGGCTGGATCGTGACGGCGAGCGGCGTCGCTGGCGTCCTGTGTTCGGTGATGATCTACGTATTCACACGGCGGGAGTGTTGGTCGGCGTCTCGCACCTTGGTGCGCTTTGGGCTGACGGCCGCCGTGCTCGGGCTGACCGCTTCCTGGCTCAGCGCGTTGGTGGTCACCTTGTGGACGCCATCGACGGCCATGCTGGATCTTGTCCGGCAAAGCGGGCCCGACGTGTGCCGCGCGATCATCGCCTTCGCCTTGCTGAAATTGGTGTGGGAGGCGGCCGTCTTTCGGCACTTGCTTGGTCGGCGAGTCACGGCGCTGCGGCGCTCGGCCATGATACAAGTGGGAGAGTTATCGAACTTCGCCTTGGCCCGCTTCGCGCTCGGGCTGCTAGGCGGAGTGGTCATGCCTTGCCTGTTGTTGCGTGCCCTGCCCTCGCTGTCGCCGGCTGACCTGGTGTCGTTCGCGTCTATGTCGGCCTTGTTGTTCTTGGCCAACCTGGCCGGAGAGTTGTTAGAACGCTACTTGTTCTTCGCTGCGTGCGCGGCTCCACGCATGCCAGGAGGGATTCGCTGATGTCTGGCTCGCTGGAAGCTGCGCGCGCGTTGCGATTGCCGACTTTGGTCAATCGAGCGGGCGTCCTCACGAAAGAACTGCTCCTGGAGCCCGCTCGCTTCGGCTTGGGGATGTCCCCCCGCGGTTTGCAGGCCGACGCGGTGTCGGCGTCGGTGTGCGGGTTCTGCTCGACCGGCTGCTCGTTGAACGTGCATCTGCGCGCCGGGGAAGCCGTGGGCCTGACGCCGGCGGTCGATTACCCCGTCAATTCGGGCATGGCGTGTCCCAAGGGATGGGAGGCGCTGGCCGTCCTCGATGCTCCTGATCGGGCTACGACCCCATTGGTGCGAAATCCCGCCGGACGGCTCGAGCCGGCCAGTTGGGATTCGGCGCTGCGCGTGTTTGTCCAGCGAATGAAGCAGATCCAGGCTCAGCATGGACCACACTCCATTGCGTTTCTGAGTACTGGCCAGATCATGACCGAGGAGATGGCGCTGCTGGGAGCCGTGGCCAAGTTCGGCATGGGCATGCTGCACGGCGACGGCAATACGCGGCAGTGTATGGCGACGGCCGTCGTGGCTTACAAGCAGGCATTCGGATTCGATGCGCCGCCGTACACCTATGCCGACCTGGAAGAGTCGGACGTAATCGTGCTGGTGGGAAGCAATCTGGCGATCGCGCATCCGATTCTCTGGAACCGGGTGATGCGCAATCCGCACCGGCCGCAGATCATCGTTGTCGACCCGCGAGCAACGGAGACCTCGATGGCCGCCACACAACACTTGCCTGTATACCCGAAGTCGGACCTGGCGCTGTTCTACGGAGTTGCACGCCTGCTCATCGAGCGGGGCTGGGTCGATCGGGAGTTCGTCGATGCGCACACGACGGGCTATGCGGAGTTTGCGGAGTTTGTGCAGCGGTTCACGCTGCCCGAAGTCGCGGCCGCAACGCATTTGCCTGTCGCGGCCATCGAGCAGTTCACCACGGCAATTCAC from Pirellulales bacterium encodes the following:
- a CDS encoding dimethyl sulfoxide reductase anchor subunit; its protein translation is MIELSVIDQTGLRADDVQRRSDASGLGVTSLLDALLAEQQNLAAVEVFSCWHDGVEAAASTLAPRYRALLPAEPPGPGEQYAFEVDLDRCSGCKACVTACHTRNGLDELEAWRDVGLLIGGSRNAPFMQHVTAACHHCLDPACLAACPVNAYEKDPATGIVRHLDDQCFGCQYCTLACPYDVPKYHAGKGIVRKCDMCSQRLAVGEAPACVQACPHEAIAIRIVNHEQVIEDTEAAVFLPAAPDPLHTYPTTTYKTARAFPRNLLPADYCRVNPQHAHWPLVVMLVLTQMSVGAFVVGLIHWQPEDATRATQLRPLHAMSSLAFGLLALSASLFHLGRPQYAFRAVLGLRHSWLSREILAFGAFAQLASAYAVAQVAVYLGYAEARHASLLASATSTLASREMGWIVTASGVAGVLCSVMIYVFTRRECWSASRTLVRFGLTAAVLGLTASWLSALVVTLWTPSTAMLDLVRQSGPDVCRAIIAFALLKLVWEAAVFRHLLGRRVTALRRSAMIQVGELSNFALARFALGLLGGVVMPCLLLRALPSLSPADLVSFASMSALLFLANLAGELLERYLFFAACAAPRMPGGIR